The sequence TTTTTATCCATCTGGTGCTACTCCTGCATTAACCTGTGTTGTGTTAACACTGTGTTGTCAGGTGGCACAGAGTGTCACAGCCCCACACCTCAGTAAGGTATGAATCAGACAGATAACATTTCCAAATAAAACCTGCATTCTACATgagttactttttaaaaatggcacTGGACTTAGCTTTAGCTTAACATATCAGATGGTTTGGCACATGAACAAGCAGAGGCTCAGAAGTTTTCCACTTCAAGCAATGCGTTTTGGATGAGATTGGAAGGAGTGGGAAGGAGACACTGATCATGCGAGCTCTCAGCTGGGGACTGTATTTCACAGAGGCCATGGGGGGCATGAAGGCAAACCAAGTGGGTTTTAGTTGTAGCAGGCCAGTAAAGCTGAGCGTGCCTGAGATGAGGTAAAGTGTCTTTCAGCACATGGGCTTCTCCTGCTGTGAAATGTGTACATACCTACAGTTACCCTCccctgcagcctcagctcccACACTTTGTTCCAAGCACCCTTCTTCAGGGAGGTTTAGGTGCTTTAATCTGGCACGTGGGCCTGCCCTGTCGTGGGGGACACTGCTTCTCACTCTCCATGCAATGGTAAGTTGCAGCATTTAGAGAAAGGTTTTTCCCACAGGAGCACTTCCACTGATGTCCCAGCCAAACTGCAGGACGTTACTCTCTCCCTACAGTTACTGCTCAAATGAGCTGAGCTCTAAGAgtcctttgtttttctctccttttttgctCTAGTTGCCATTAAGTTGAAGAAAAGCCTGGGAAAGAGGTTTCGTAGGTATACAGCCAGGGAGGGCTTTAGGCCAGCTACGAGgacttccttcttcttctgccccACTGCATAGAGAACCACCTGAGCGACTTCTGCAGCTGTCTGGCCTTCAGCAGTGTTCTTGTCCATAACtgccaaagcaaagccaagtaAGCATCAACACTGGAAGGTAAGCCCACACTTAAATACCCTTCCAAGGAACGCTCTAACTGTACGTGGTTGCTgttctactattttttttttttttttttttttattatcacagGCCAGTGTAAATCCTCCTCCCAACACCCAGGCTGCAGTACACAAGCCTTGTGCCCCATCTCACAATTAAAGCTTGGAGCCGAATGCTCCAATACGTCCCTTCTCTTTCTGACTGTTGATTCCAGATGCACTGAAATTTCTAGCTTCAGGCAGAGTCCTTCAAAGACAATGCTTAGATTGATCTGCCCTATAAAATACCTTAAAACTCAGAGACCCCGAGGTGGTTGCTGATTAGGAAGGCTAGATCCAAAGGTTTCTTTTGATACTTCAGGGCTAACTTATGTCTCCTCCAGAGGCCATATGTTGCAAGCATCTTTTGGAGTAACTCAGTGAGGTAGAAATGTGTTAGGTATAGGACACAAAACCATATCTCACCTCCATAGCGAGATCCATCTGCTGTTACAGCATTGAGAGAAAGGTTTGTTTGAATGTATCCAGGGCTTATAACTGTCACATCAATGTCATACTGCTCAACCTCTGCTCGCAGGCAGTCAAAAAAGGCCTGGGTAGCATGCTTAGAGGCAGCATCTGAAAAACAGGACAAAGGCTATGCACtaagagcagagctggagaacAATTTATCCCCAAGTGGGCTTTTCACCAGAATGCAGCCACTTCTCAGCAAGAACTCAGCAGCTGTTTGCTagcttttaattgtttttagtGAATGGCTGCAAGAGGTAGTGAAATTAAGAGGCAATTCAGGTAGGCAAAATGTAAATACTCAAGTTGGAAACTGGCTAGAATCTGAACTTAGTATCTCACAGCCACGCCAAAGCCACTATGGAGTGAACCCAAGTGGCCTCCCACTCATGATAAAAGAAACATGAAGGCTGTCCTGGGAGGCACTGGATAAGACCGACTGAGGCTGAGGGAACACGATGCCCTGTGTGCACTAAGCATTAAGGACTTCAGAACTTGGCTGCACACCTGATCACACAAGCACATAGCGTGCCCTAGGGTAGGATTTTCCTGTTCAGTAGATGAATGACTccttttgcttgcttgctttccaCGTGCACTTGGTTGACACTGCTGTGACAGCCATCGCCTCAGCATGGTTCAGGGGTGACAGCAACAGCACAGAGCTTAGTACATGCTCTGAGGACCTATAAGCAAAGCTGAGCTTCATGCAGCTTGACCCACACGGCTCTGGTCAGTGTGCTGAGTTCTGGAAACTCTTCGGAACACATCTTGCTGCAATCATACCCACACCATCTGCAAGCCATGATGACCCAGACATTTAAGCTCTCCTTCACTCAATACCATGCTCTACCACATGTATACCACATCCactgtatgttttcttcttcctgtttattttcaatGATTTGCAGATGCTTTTATGCCAAATACTGTTCTCTTAGATCCTCTTATCTTTTCCAAGACTTTTTCCAGTAATCTCACCAATGTTGTTTATTGGTATATCTGATCTAGTGTGCAGATTTTTCTGGGTCCAAGATAACTGTTTAGGTTTTCATTTTGCTATCAATTGTACCATGGCACTTCATAACTTAAGCCAAAAAGTTCTTACTTTTTTTGTAGGAAAGAAATCAGAcaaataacaaggaaaaaatgtaacaaaattaGCAAACTAATTACTCCTGAGGGATAGAAAATATACAGGACTCCCAAATATTAAGGTAGGAATATAAAACAGTTTGCAAGACTAAAAttctaagcaaaaaaaaaaaaaaataaatcacattccTTACTCTCCTCTCCCATCTCCAAACATTTTCAGACAGGGTTTTGTATCTGTGTGTGCCTTCCTCAACAGCTGCCACAGGTTTCTTAGTGTGGTCACCGCACAGATTCACGGCCCTGCcttccctgcacacagccagctgCATGGAGAACTAAATGTGCAGTCTTTCATTCAGCCTGGTGCCCCAAACATGTCTTTTCCATCTCCTGTGGGGTACTTACATGCTGATCTGAAAGGAATGCTTATTTTGCCTTGAATACTGCTGATGGCCACAATATGGCCTTGTCTTCTCTTGATCATGGAAGGGAGAAGTGCTGGCAAGAGAGAAACAAGAATAACAGTCTGATCATTACTGCTGTTGAGAATGTATGCTTTCAGAGTAGTGCTTCAGAGAAGCCTAAGTGAGTGCATGACAACATCCTCGTTCAGGGTAGGGTTTGGGCAAGGCATGGTGCTTGGGATACTTGTAACTGAAATTGGGACGTTCACATTATTAGGTGACTCGTTGCCAATGAGGTTGCACAAAGGCCTTATAGTTGCCATGGTAAAGAGAACTTGCTCTCTTCTGCCACCAGTGCATCCTTACAGTTCTTACAGCTGACACCCTCCAGGTTGAACCTTCTATACAACCAGAGAAGCCTTCTAGGAAAGCTTACAGCCTCACCTTGAACCTAAACTCCATTCCCCCAGGATTTCATCAGAGCAGACAGACTAGCCAGAGTTCCTTCCAGACTCAAGTCAGGAGGTGTTTTAAGCAAGGTATCATCTCTAATCCTGTACTTCCCATACAGTCATACCCACATATCAATGTCATACATGCCCTTAAAACAAAACTCTCCTCCCCTCATACTGTGTTCTACCAAATACAATTACCAATAGCAGTTAAGCTGTTCTTAATTGTGTTGGCTTTCGTAAGGTATAAGCCTATAATGTGATGACAGGTACCTTTGGTGAGCGCTATGGGaccaaaataatttgtttccaTCACTTTCTTGTCCACATCCAGACTTGTGTCTACAATTGTGCCTCGGTAACTGATGCCTGCATTGTTGATCAGTATGTCCACATGACCCAGGTGCTTCAGAATCTCTTCGGCAGCATTTAGAATGGTTTTAGTGTCTGAGAGGTCAAACACCACAGTGTGAGGTTTGtgtatctgaaaaacaaaagttagCCAGAAAGACCGTTCAGGGTGTGCTAAATGTGCTCATGTTCATGACTCAGAGAGAAGGCCGTCCAAACCTCCTTCAATCAGTGTGGTGGTAACTGCGCAGGAACACATGACAGAAGCAGCTTGTACTCTGGTCTTTTTCTGCTCATGTGGCCTGTTCCTCACACCAGATAGAGGAAAAGGGCAAGTGAGATCTTCCTCAGGCGCACAGTTTGTTGTTGTGTTACCTAAGAAACTGTATCTACTGTAGTAAAAAATGCAATTCCTATCTTACTTCGGAAGCCAGCGATATCTTTCTTAtccacagccagcagagctagacttcagaaacaaaagcaaagacataGCAAACCTTGAGAAGTGACATCACAGTGTACAGATGCAGTGGGTCTGGAGGACTCTGCTCACTTCATGTGTTCTCTTCCATTACAAGGCCAGGGTCTTTCAGCTGGCTTATATTTGTAGGTTTTCTGCAAACTTGGACATGTCAGCTCAAAGCACTCCTACAGCAATATCTATCCCAAACCACAACCTATTGCTCAACAGAACAACACACAAGCAATTCTAACTTCTGTGCTAGCACAAATACCAATCCCAGCTGCATGGGACAGTGAGCCTTTCCTCCTCATGCACTTACGTTCTTTCGGTGATCAGTCATGGCAGAAAGTTCCTGTGCCAGGTCTTTGAGTTTCTCACCGTCTCTGCCACAGAGCACCAGCCTGGAGCCAGCTGCATGGAAGGCCTTTGCACATTCTTtggaagaagcaagaaaaaaagtgggCATCTGAATGCCAGAGACAAACAGCAGATCCACATGACATTTCGTAGGCTAAAACCCTTTAGCTAGCAAGGATCTAAGGCAGTGGTTTAGTATtcctgagaaggaaaagagtggaaaggaacACCCAGCAACACTTCAGCTGCACAGCATATCACAGCTGAAAGGTCTCCCTTGAGATACTGCCTTGAGATACCAGCTCTTTTTGATGAGAGATAAAAGTTATCTTTCTGCTCTCAGCCTTTTGGTTGACAGGCAGAGAAATCAGTTTTATCTCCTCGCCATTCATTTACACCTTTGTCCTTAAGGACAAACTCACAAGCAAATGCAGCATCAATTTAAGCTCTGCTTGTTCTCTAAGTGTACTCATTCTAATGAAAGGCCTTGATAGCAGAGAGTGCTTTCTTCCCTTCAAGaagctttttaaagcaattattcTATTTAAAGCAGAGTTAGAAATGTATCcactcacacacaaaaaaagtgtttgatttggaggaaaaaagaaaggaggggaGTTATTTGGAAAAAGGTTGTATTAATATTGCcaaaagtttttaaattaagtaGATGGATTTATACCAGAAGAGAAAAGGTACATTAACTTGGGAATGAGGGAAAAAGATGACAGGGAATCCCAAAATGCAACAACAGATGCAGAATGCTAATTCCTGGGAAGATTTAGAGAGACAGTTTGACTTCTTGGCTTTTTCAAGATTTATAGAAAAGCCCCTGGATGGCACAAAGAAGCACAACTCATTTCTTACTTTGATGGGTTCTGCTTTATACAGGGTGGTCAGAATTTTTCTCTACAAATGCTGGGAGTATTTTTGCACCAGAATTTGCAGTGGGCAGTTGTAACTGCCATAGCTGTACCAGCTCTCTCTGTCAAAGACCAAAACTAAAGGAACTTTATGCTCATTACTGCTTTATTCCAGCAGGACCCCTCCCACAGCCCGCTGCCTGTCCCGCCTTTGGCACCCTGCTGTCCATACCTACCTTTTCCCAGGCCAGAGGTGGCCCCTGTGACCACCACCACTGCTCCTCGCAGGTAAGCGCGCATCCGCATCCACTGCAGCAGCCGGAAAAGGGAGAAGATCCCCAGGCTGCCAAAAAGCAGCGGGACGATGACAGTGGATGTGAGATCCATGAATCTTCCTTTCTGAACGGCCTTCCTAGGTGAAGGAAACAGACTGTTTTACCAATAAGAGAATTAGCAGAGGCTCGAAAACTAGGGAAATGCTTTTTCCTACCCCTGCCTTAGACCACCAGTAAAACAAATCTCATACAGAGTCATCTTCAACCGATTTCCTCAACCTTGCACCAAAGCATGGCTGTCCAATGgtttgcctgggctgcactgagggaagaggaattgtcttgggccacacACAAAATAGGTAACGTAGCTAATGTatgtaagtaacaaaaataatgaaacctttttaaaatattccttttattaAAGCATAAAACAAGCAGGTTGGACACATGACCTAGAGTCTAGACTTTCAAAAGATCGCATCAGTACCCAATTACagcattaaaatgcaaatatgaaCACGTGTTCACTTCCATTACAAGGATCTTTCAGCTGGCTTATGGTCTTTCAGCAGGACGTTTGGAGTTGGATCCTGTAAGTTGGACCTCGTCATGCAACAAACCTGGATCCACAGATGCTGTTTCCAcaggcttttctgttttgctctgaaTTCCCTCCTTGTACAACTGTGTATTCAGATTTAAAGCTCTTCAGGGCTGGGATATATCTCTGCATGCTTCTGATTGTTATAAAGAAAGCTACCTTGCTGAACCAGTAATGAACTATCAAGCATTTCCAGAGGAATGGCTAGAACACTGCAAAATAAGACAAAGATAGCTAAGCTAGCTCTACATAGACATGATGGGGtctaaaacaaaaaccatcaaACCAGTacacagcttttctcttgctACTATGGAACTTCCCATTCCTGAGCTAACTCAGGTATCTCCTCAAAGCACTTCATTGTGTAACACGGTGCAGATATCCAGGCCACGGGCTCCCTTGGGGCACAGGGGGTATGTCCAAAGTGGAAATCAGAAACCCAGAAGGGGGATGAAATTAATTCCACTGAAAGGCAGTGCACAAACACATCACCCAGCTGTTCAGCATCTTATTTCTTCACCTCTTTGTGTTGAATGTGCACGCATTGTGGCTGTTTTGTATTGATTTACAAGAGAAgacatttaaaatgagaagaGTGCACGTCCCCCCTAAAATAATTCTTGGGAAAGAGCTGTTAAGACATAAGGTCACTCCCCTTCTTTAGGTTGGGCAAGCAGGGGGTGCTGCTTAAAGCAGCTGCCTCTTCAAACTGTCCTTTTTTGCTCTGAAGGGTCTCTTGAGATACAGAACAGAAGAGGTGGGCAGGACAGCAGGTGCTGACATTGACCAGTCTGCACTACAGGGCCATTCTGGAGTCAAAAATATTCAGCTCCCTTTTAAGACCTTTAATTATTTCCACAGTGGGAGCTGACAGGAAGGGTGGCAGTTCCTTTATGAAGCCCAAGTTGAAACTGACACATTTAGAAATCTGGCCCTGACCAACTTTGCTTCAGATTTTGGCAAAATGCAGACAGCAGCGTAGAGCAGATGGAAGCTAACCAGGAGCTTTTCTGACTCTTGTCCTCGCTAAACCACAGCAGGAGGTGAGAGAGGCTCCCATGTTTGATTTCAGTGTGGTTCCTTCCTATTCTCTGCAAAATGCAGACTGAATTTACACCCAACTCTGTCACAGGGGCTGGTGGAAAAGAACCCTCGTGTCCACCAGCTAAAAGCTAACTGCATTTTGGTGATGTAGCACCCATCACTCATCAGGGTGAATCAGTTCTGCCTAACTTATTCTTTAATCATATTGTTTATTCTTCATCTactttctgaacagaaaaggTCTGCGTTTAATCTTCTCTGTTTGAAAATCTTTGTAAgtcttttattgcttttctttctgttctttttgttcaCATCACACACAGGAATGGGGCAAATTTGCCAGTCTCTGCCTGAAGGCTGCAGCAGATCAGGAGCTACAACCCAGTTCTGTGGTTTGAAACAACTGATAACTCCCTCTGTGTAAAGGGAGGGGAAGCAGAGGATGAGGAAGACTGGATGAAGAGCAGGAGTGAGAAGGAACAGCTAATCAAAGGTACAGATCCTTCTTAATTAGGTCATACAGCTGTAGGTATTTGTCATGGAAGGTACTCAAACAGCTCCATAAAAGAGCCCCAGAACAAATAAAGCTCAGTCAAgctaaaaggagaaaagaagagaacCCATAGCTGAACTGTTTTGTAAAGAATAAAGAATTCCTTCAACACTTCATACCAAAAACAACAggtttttctttgctctcatcTACTAGTTCAAAAGTTTGGCTATTTGCATTGAAAAAAAGCAAGGATCTGTTATTTATAAACGCTACCATTAAGAATGATATCAAGTTATCTGCAGGAGAGAAGCTGCTACTCATTATTGGTTCAAATGAACTCCTGAAATTCTCAGTTCTTTATCCCAAGACACAGGATTGGAATGTGCAGATTAttagagagcagaaaaaaatatcactgatAATGGAAAACCAAATACAGATGACTGGAAACTGTTGGAAAGGCTTCATGTAAAATAAATCACATACATCTGTTAAGAAAAACATTCCccttaaaacaaaaactgaatgtAAAAGCTAGGAggatttcagaggaaaaaaggaggtCAGTAATGTCACAAGTGCACTAAAGGCAGCAAAGGTGAGATCAAGtgctaataaaaaatatatatatatcaaaacCCTGATAGTTTCCTTAAACAAGATCTATTCTCCTTTAGTTTTGGCCACCTAGAATC comes from Meleagris gallopavo isolate NT-WF06-2002-E0010 breed Aviagen turkey brand Nicholas breeding stock chromosome 16, Turkey_5.1, whole genome shotgun sequence and encodes:
- the DHRS7B gene encoding dehydrogenase/reductase SDR family member 7B isoform X1, yielding MVTGAARKAVQKGRFMDLTSTVIVPLLFGSLGIFSLFRLLQWMRMRAYLRGAVVVVTGATSGLGKECAKAFHAAGSRLVLCGRDGEKLKDLAQELSAMTDHRKNIHKPHTVVFDLSDTKTILNAAEEILKHLGHVDILINNAGISYRGTIVDTSLDVDKKVMETNYFGPIALTKALLPSMIKRRQGHIVAISSIQGKISIPFRSAYAASKHATQAFFDCLRAEVEQYDIDVTVISPGYIQTNLSLNAVTADGSRYGVMDKNTAEGQTAAEVAQVVLYAVGQKKKEVLVAGLKPSLAVYLRNLFPRLFFNLMATRAKKERKTKDS
- the DHRS7B gene encoding dehydrogenase/reductase SDR family member 7B isoform X2, with protein sequence MDLTSTVIVPLLFGSLGIFSLFRLLQWMRMRAYLRGAVVVVTGATSGLGKECAKAFHAAGSRLVLCGRDGEKLKDLAQELSAMTDHRKNIHKPHTVVFDLSDTKTILNAAEEILKHLGHVDILINNAGISYRGTIVDTSLDVDKKVMETNYFGPIALTKALLPSMIKRRQGHIVAISSIQGKISIPFRSAYAASKHATQAFFDCLRAEVEQYDIDVTVISPGYIQTNLSLNAVTADGSRYGVMDKNTAEGQTAAEVAQVVLYAVGQKKKEVLVAGLKPSLAVYLRNLFPRLFFNLMATRAKKERKTKDS